Proteins encoded together in one Campylobacter peloridis LMG 23910 window:
- a CDS encoding pyruvate carboxylase subunit B, which produces MAKKLIDVMDTTFRDGFQSVYGARVLMDDFFPAVKAAKEAGITHFEFGGGARFQSLFFYLNENAFEMMDKFRAIVGKDVNLQTLARGVNTVALDTGSKEIIDLHAKMFAKHGTTTIRNFDALNDVNNLKFSGECIVKHGLKHEITITLMDLPPKCKGAHDVPFYERILKEILQAQIPFDSICFKDASGTSNPNKIYEVIKMARKNLPENMHIRLHTHETAGVSIACYLAALEAGVDGIDLAAAPVSGGTSQPDILTMLHALKGSNFDLGLDSEKILEYEEVLKDCLKDYFLPPEATAVNPLIPFSPMPGGALTANTQMMRDNNILDKFPAVIKAMQEVVEKGGYGTSVTPVSQFYFQQAFNNVMFGPWKKIADGYGKMVLGYFGKTPVAPDPEVVKLASTQLKLEPTTQLASDIADKDETKSIAYIKNLLEKENLETSEENIFIVAACKEKGIAFLKGEAKVNVRKDNKLKSNLANENQFTVSVNGNKYHVEVSAGFDRDVNVKNAINVKNNNTEIKKAQVSDTSNAVTASMNANVFKILVNVGDSVKSGQVVAVLEAMKMEIELTSSKDGEIAEILVNAGDSVSEGQVLMTYK; this is translated from the coding sequence ATGGCTAAAAAATTAATTGATGTGATGGATACAACCTTTAGAGATGGCTTTCAGTCTGTTTATGGGGCTAGAGTTTTAATGGATGATTTTTTTCCTGCTGTAAAAGCAGCCAAAGAAGCAGGAATTACACATTTTGAATTTGGTGGTGGTGCGAGGTTTCAAAGTTTATTTTTTTATTTAAACGAAAATGCCTTTGAAATGATGGATAAATTTAGAGCTATAGTTGGAAAAGATGTAAATTTACAAACCCTTGCAAGAGGGGTTAATACTGTAGCGCTTGATACAGGCAGTAAAGAAATCATTGATTTGCATGCAAAAATGTTTGCAAAACATGGCACAACAACTATAAGAAATTTTGATGCATTAAATGATGTAAATAATTTAAAATTTAGTGGAGAATGTATAGTTAAACATGGTTTAAAACATGAAATTACTATTACTTTAATGGACCTACCTCCAAAATGCAAAGGTGCACATGATGTGCCTTTTTATGAAAGAATTTTAAAAGAAATCCTACAAGCTCAAATTCCATTTGATAGTATTTGTTTTAAAGATGCAAGTGGAACTTCAAATCCAAATAAAATTTATGAAGTTATTAAAATGGCCAGAAAAAACTTACCTGAAAATATGCATATAAGATTACATACGCATGAAACTGCAGGGGTAAGTATAGCATGCTACTTAGCAGCTTTAGAAGCGGGAGTTGATGGGATTGATTTAGCCGCAGCTCCTGTTAGTGGAGGAACTTCTCAACCTGATATTTTAACCATGCTTCATGCATTAAAAGGAAGTAATTTTGATCTTGGTTTAGATAGTGAAAAAATTTTAGAATATGAAGAAGTTTTAAAAGATTGTTTGAAAGATTATTTTTTACCACCTGAAGCAACAGCGGTAAATCCTTTAATACCTTTTTCACCTATGCCAGGTGGTGCATTAACTGCCAATACTCAAATGATGAGAGATAATAATATTTTAGACAAATTCCCAGCGGTTATCAAAGCCATGCAAGAAGTGGTTGAAAAAGGTGGCTATGGAACTTCAGTAACCCCTGTTAGTCAGTTTTATTTTCAACAAGCTTTTAATAATGTTATGTTTGGCCCTTGGAAAAAAATTGCAGATGGATATGGAAAAATGGTTTTAGGGTATTTTGGAAAAACCCCTGTTGCACCAGATCCTGAAGTAGTTAAACTTGCAAGCACACAATTAAAGCTAGAGCCAACCACTCAACTTGCAAGTGATATTGCTGATAAAGATGAAACAAAAAGCATAGCCTATATTAAAAATTTACTTGAAAAAGAAAATTTAGAAACAAGCGAAGAAAATATTTTTATCGTTGCAGCTTGCAAAGAAAAGGGTATAGCCTTTTTAAAAGGTGAAGCTAAAGTTAATGTTAGAAAAGATAATAAGTTAAAATCAAATCTTGCAAACGAAAATCAATTTACTGTATCAGTAAATGGCAACAAATATCATGTAGAAGTAAGTGCAGGATTTGATAGAGATGTTAATGTTAAAAATGCTATTAATGTTAAAAATAACAATACAGAAATAAAAAAAGCTCAAGTAAGTGATACAAGTAATGCAGTTACAGCTAGTATGAATGCTAATGTTTTTAAAATTTTAGTAAATGTGGGAGATAGCGTAAAAAGCGGGCAGGTTGTAGCTGTACTTGAAGCAATGAAAATGGAGATTGAGCTTACTTCTAGCAAGGATGGAGAAATTGCAGAAATTTTAGTAAATGCAGGAGATAGTGTTAGTGAAGGACAAGTTTTAATGACTTATAAATAA
- a CDS encoding sodium-dependent transporter, with the protein MNDKFSKIGFVLAVAGGAIGLGNAWKFPTLVGQNGGFAFVILYLILTISIGFCVFLAEIAMGRLSQSDPVNAYKSLATKYAHKWKFAGFFMLGGIFVLSFYLVIMGWVLKYMITSIYYLPTNTQEAGALFGNLIQNSILESSLYFLIAFFLTLFVVSKGVKSGIEKLNVWIMPSLFIMLILMLVYCFFQDGFKEAFIYLFYPDFAKLSLNSVLTALGLAFFTLCLGIGCITTYAASLKDDTNLITSSMIIVFLNICIGLMMGLIVFTFIFKFNANPAEGAGLVFISLTTLFSNLGTIFGHFLAFYFFLALFFAGITSAVSMIEPFTFYLVNEYKISRKKALIFIGFVVFLLGMSCILSFSASYGASFNFFGLSFFDILDKLTSNFMLPLGAIASAIFVGFFMDKKRIYGLFSKFMSKSIFEVWYFLLRFIAPIAIVIIMLNQIL; encoded by the coding sequence ATGAATGATAAATTTTCTAAAATAGGTTTTGTTTTAGCAGTAGCAGGTGGGGCTATTGGACTTGGGAATGCTTGGAAATTTCCAACCTTAGTAGGGCAAAATGGAGGTTTTGCTTTTGTGATTTTGTATTTGATTTTAACAATTAGTATAGGATTTTGTGTGTTTTTAGCCGAAATTGCTATGGGTAGATTAAGCCAAAGTGATCCTGTAAATGCTTATAAAAGTTTAGCAACTAAGTATGCTCACAAATGGAAATTTGCAGGTTTTTTTATGTTGGGTGGAATTTTTGTTTTATCTTTTTATCTTGTTATTATGGGTTGGGTTTTAAAATACATGATAACTTCGATTTATTATTTGCCTACTAACACTCAAGAAGCAGGAGCTTTGTTTGGAAATTTAATACAAAATAGTATTTTAGAAAGCAGCTTGTATTTTTTGATTGCTTTTTTTCTAACTTTGTTTGTGGTTTCAAAAGGAGTAAAAAGTGGTATAGAAAAACTTAATGTTTGGATTATGCCAAGTTTGTTTATCATGCTTATTTTAATGCTAGTGTATTGTTTTTTTCAAGATGGATTTAAAGAAGCTTTTATTTATTTGTTTTATCCTGATTTTGCTAAACTTAGCTTAAATTCAGTATTAACAGCTTTAGGACTTGCGTTTTTTACTTTATGTTTAGGTATAGGATGTATTACTACTTATGCAGCTTCTTTAAAAGATGATACGAATTTAATCACTAGCTCAATGATAATTGTATTTTTAAATATTTGCATAGGGCTTATGATGGGGCTTATTGTTTTTACTTTTATATTTAAATTTAATGCTAATCCTGCAGAAGGTGCTGGACTTGTATTTATATCTTTAACAACTTTGTTTTCTAATCTAGGCACTATTTTTGGACATTTTTTAGCTTTTTATTTTTTCTTAGCTTTATTTTTTGCAGGAATTACTTCAGCAGTTTCCATGATAGAACCTTTTACTTTTTATCTTGTGAATGAATATAAAATTTCAAGAAAAAAAGCTTTGATTTTTATAGGCTTTGTAGTTTTTCTTTTGGGAATGAGTTGTATTTTATCTTTTAGTGCTAGTTATGGAGCTAGTTTTAATTTTTTTGGTTTAAGCTTTTTTGATATTTTGGATAAATTAACTTCTAATTTTATGTTGCCACTTGGAGCCATTGCTAGTGCTATTTTTGTTGGGTTTTTCATGGATAAAAAAAGAATTTATGGATTGTTTTCTAAATTTATGAGCAAAAGTATTTTTGAGGTTTGGTATTTTTTACTAAGATTTATTGCACCTATTGCAATTGTTATCATTATGTTAAATCAAATTTTATAA